In the Gemmatimonadota bacterium genome, one interval contains:
- the carB gene encoding carbamoyl-phosphate synthase large subunit, with the protein MPRRTDIHKILLIGSGPIVIGQAAEFDYSGTQAARALREEGYEVILVNSNPATIMTDPEIADRTYIEPVTPEFVELVIEKERPDALLPTMGGQTALNVAMKLSERGVLAKYGVELIGAKAKAIKMAEDRHEFGEAMKRIGLQVPQGKIATTWEEALEIADFTGFPAIIRPAFTLGGSGGGIAYNKEEYEQICRRGLAESPVSQILIERSLLGWKEFELEVMRDHADNVVIVCSIENIDPMGVHTGDSITVAPAMTLTDREYQVMRDAAVAVIREIGVEAGGCNIQFAINPRDGEMVVIEMNPRVSRSSALASKATGFPIAKIGTKLAVGYTLDEIPNDITKTTPASFEPVLDYVVVKCPRFAFEKFARANPYLTTQMKSVGESMAMGRTFKEAFQKGLRALETGRAGWTVGARAVDDRLPDDSIEALRGALGKPSPERIFEVKRAILAGLTTEQLHELTAIDPWFLEQMRELVEAERSYASASSVGAEEIRAMKRQGFSDRQLAELRGETEQEARARRWGLGIHPAYKMVDTCAGEFPSATPYLYSCYDEESEGPRTGKPSVVILGSGPNRIGQGVEFDYMCVRAVLALKERGYETIMINSNPETVSTDYDTADKLYFEPLTLEDVLEIVRREQPLGVIVQLGGQTPLKLTKGLEAAGVKILGTTPDAIDIAEDRKRFEAVARAIGVRQPDAGTATSVTEAVTIAERIGYPVLVRPSYVLGGRAMQIVYDEASMRGYFESAVRVSEERPVLVDRFLEDAYEADVDAVCDGTRVVIGGVMQHIEDAGIHSGDSACVLPPYVIQPADIATMKAHTVALAKELGVVGLINVQFAVKDGVVYVLEVNPRGSRTIPFVSKAIGVPLASVAARCMVGESLESIGFTEEIVPPYHSVKEAVFPFTKFREFDPLLGPEMRSTGEVMGISTSFGSAFAKAQLAADNELPLGGAIFITVNDGDKPTVTPIARRFHEMGFTLYATEGTAQYLRERGIPTSGVRKVHEGRPHGVDLMLNGEVQLLINTPLGKHAQFDDYALRQTAISKRISYTTTMSAASAACDAIQSLRAQAPSVCSLQEWHEILHASR; encoded by the coding sequence ATGCCTCGTCGTACCGACATTCACAAGATTCTCCTGATCGGCTCCGGCCCGATCGTCATCGGGCAGGCCGCCGAGTTCGACTACTCGGGGACGCAGGCGGCGCGGGCGCTGCGCGAGGAGGGATACGAGGTGATCCTCGTGAACTCCAATCCGGCGACGATCATGACCGACCCGGAGATCGCCGACCGGACCTACATCGAGCCGGTGACGCCGGAGTTCGTCGAGCTGGTCATCGAGAAGGAACGCCCCGACGCGCTCCTTCCCACGATGGGCGGCCAGACGGCGCTCAACGTGGCGATGAAGCTGTCCGAGCGCGGCGTGCTGGCGAAGTACGGCGTGGAGTTGATCGGCGCGAAGGCCAAGGCCATCAAGATGGCCGAGGACCGGCACGAGTTCGGCGAAGCGATGAAGCGCATCGGGCTGCAGGTGCCGCAGGGCAAGATCGCGACGACGTGGGAGGAGGCGCTGGAGATCGCCGACTTCACGGGCTTCCCGGCGATCATCCGCCCCGCCTTCACGTTAGGCGGTTCGGGCGGCGGCATTGCCTACAACAAGGAAGAGTACGAGCAGATCTGCCGCCGCGGGTTGGCGGAGTCGCCGGTGAGCCAGATCCTCATCGAGCGTTCGCTGCTGGGGTGGAAGGAGTTCGAGCTCGAGGTGATGCGCGACCACGCCGACAACGTCGTGATCGTCTGCTCCATCGAGAACATCGACCCGATGGGGGTGCACACCGGCGACTCGATCACGGTGGCGCCGGCCATGACGCTCACCGATCGCGAGTACCAGGTGATGCGCGACGCGGCGGTCGCGGTGATTCGCGAGATCGGCGTGGAGGCGGGCGGGTGCAACATCCAGTTTGCCATCAATCCCAGGGACGGGGAGATGGTGGTGATCGAGATGAACCCGCGCGTGTCGCGTTCCTCGGCGCTGGCCTCCAAGGCGACCGGCTTCCCGATCGCCAAGATCGGGACGAAGCTCGCGGTGGGGTACACGCTCGACGAGATCCCCAACGACATCACCAAGACGACGCCAGCCTCGTTCGAGCCCGTGCTCGACTACGTCGTCGTGAAGTGTCCGCGCTTTGCTTTCGAGAAGTTCGCGCGCGCCAATCCGTACCTCACGACGCAGATGAAGTCGGTGGGGGAGTCGATGGCGATGGGGCGCACCTTCAAGGAGGCGTTCCAGAAGGGGCTGCGCGCCCTCGAGACCGGTCGTGCCGGCTGGACCGTCGGCGCCCGTGCCGTCGACGACCGCCTTCCCGACGACTCGATCGAGGCACTGCGCGGCGCGTTAGGCAAGCCCTCGCCCGAACGCATCTTCGAGGTCAAGCGCGCGATCCTCGCGGGACTCACCACCGAGCAGCTGCACGAACTCACGGCGATCGACCCGTGGTTCCTCGAGCAGATGCGCGAGCTGGTGGAGGCCGAGCGGTCGTACGCGTCGGCGTCGTCGGTGGGCGCCGAGGAGATCCGGGCGATGAAGCGCCAGGGGTTCTCGGACCGGCAGCTCGCCGAACTGCGCGGCGAAACGGAGCAGGAGGCGCGCGCCCGTCGGTGGGGGCTGGGCATCCATCCCGCCTACAAGATGGTCGACACGTGCGCCGGCGAGTTCCCGTCGGCGACGCCGTACCTGTACTCCTGCTACGACGAGGAGAGCGAAGGGCCGCGCACCGGCAAGCCGTCGGTCGTCATCCTCGGGAGCGGGCCCAATCGCATCGGGCAGGGGGTCGAGTTCGACTACATGTGCGTCCGTGCCGTGCTCGCCCTCAAGGAGCGCGGCTACGAGACGATCATGATCAACTCGAATCCCGAGACCGTTTCCACGGACTACGACACCGCCGACAAGCTGTACTTCGAGCCGCTGACGCTCGAGGACGTGCTGGAGATCGTGCGGCGCGAGCAACCGTTAGGCGTGATCGTGCAGCTCGGCGGCCAGACGCCGCTCAAGCTCACGAAGGGGCTCGAGGCCGCCGGCGTGAAGATCCTCGGCACGACGCCGGACGCCATCGACATCGCCGAGGATCGCAAGCGATTCGAGGCGGTGGCGCGGGCGATCGGGGTGCGACAGCCCGACGCCGGGACGGCGACCAGCGTGACGGAAGCGGTGACGATCGCCGAGCGGATCGGCTACCCGGTCCTCGTCCGTCCGTCGTACGTGCTGGGCGGACGCGCGATGCAGATCGTGTACGACGAGGCGTCGATGCGCGGGTACTTCGAGTCGGCAGTGCGGGTGAGCGAGGAGCGTCCGGTGCTTGTGGATCGTTTCCTCGAGGATGCCTATGAGGCCGACGTCGACGCCGTGTGCGATGGCACGCGCGTGGTGATCGGCGGGGTGATGCAGCACATCGAGGACGCGGGGATTCACTCCGGCGACTCGGCGTGCGTCCTCCCGCCCTACGTGATCCAGCCGGCCGACATCGCGACGATGAAGGCCCACACGGTCGCCCTGGCGAAGGAGCTGGGGGTGGTGGGGCTCATCAACGTGCAGTTCGCCGTGAAGGACGGCGTGGTCTACGTCCTCGAGGTGAACCCGCGCGGCTCGCGCACGATCCCGTTTGTCTCCAAGGCGATCGGGGTGCCGTTGGCCTCGGTCGCGGCCCGGTGCATGGTGGGTGAGTCGCTCGAGTCCATCGGCTTCACCGAGGAGATCGTGCCGCCGTACCACTCGGTGAAGGAAGCGGTCTTCCCGTTCACCAAGTTCCGCGAGTTCGACCCGCTGCTCGGCCCCGAGATGCGCTCGACGGGCGAGGTGATGGGGATCTCGACGTCGTTCGGGAGCGCGTTCGCGAAGGCGCAGCTCGCGGCCGACAACGAGTTGCCGTTGGGCGGGGCGATCTTCATCACGGTGAACGATGGCGACAAGCCGACGGTGACGCCGATCGCGCGCCGCTTCCACGAGATGGGGTTCACGCTCTACGCGACCGAGGGGACGGCGCAGTACCTGCGCGAGCGCGGCATCCCGACCAGCGGCGTGCGCAAGGTGCACGAGGGGCGTCCGCACGGCGTGGACCTGATGCTCAACGGCGAGGTGCAACTCCTGATCAACACCCCGCTGGGCAAGCACGCGCAGTTCGACGACTACGCGCTGCGGCAGACGGCGATCTCGAAGCGGATTTCCTACACGACGACGATGTCGGCGGCGAGTGCCGCGTGCGATGCGATCCAGTCGTTGCGGGCGCAGGCCCCGTCGGTCTGCTCGCTGCAGGAGTGGCACGAGATCCTGCACGCGTCGCGATAG
- a CDS encoding N-acetyltransferase: MAPPFIHESAYVDDGAVVGDDTRIWHFCHVNSGAVIGERCSLGQNVVVMPRTKIGSNVKIQNNVSVYEGVELEDDVFCGPSMVFTNVINPRSHVSRKHEYRRTLVRRGASIGANATIVCGATLGEYCFVGAGAVVNRDVKAYALVVGVPARQVGWVCQCGETLPREGKTERREDEKTSAGTRVACTACGSAYRLLDGNLSPEGAA; encoded by the coding sequence ATGGCACCGCCGTTCATCCACGAGTCGGCCTATGTCGACGACGGCGCGGTGGTCGGAGACGACACCCGCATCTGGCATTTCTGCCACGTCAACAGCGGCGCGGTGATCGGCGAGCGCTGCTCGTTGGGGCAGAACGTGGTGGTGATGCCGCGCACGAAGATCGGCAGCAACGTGAAGATCCAGAACAACGTTTCGGTCTACGAAGGGGTCGAACTGGAGGACGATGTCTTCTGCGGCCCCTCGATGGTCTTCACCAACGTCATCAATCCGCGCAGCCATGTGTCGCGCAAGCACGAGTATCGTCGCACGCTGGTACGGCGCGGGGCGAGCATCGGCGCCAATGCGACGATCGTGTGCGGGGCGACGCTCGGCGAGTATTGCTTCGTGGGGGCGGGGGCCGTCGTGAACCGCGACGTGAAGGCCTACGCACTCGTGGTAGGGGTCCCGGCGCGGCAGGTGGGGTGGGTCTGTCAGTGCGGGGAGACGCTGCCGCGAGAGGGGAAGACGGAAAGACGGGAAGACGAGAAGACGAGTGCGGGCACGCGCGTGGCGTGTACCGCGTGTGGCTCGGCCTATCGGCTCCTCGATGGCAACCTTTCGCCGGAGGGTGCGGCATGA
- a CDS encoding Gfo/Idh/MocA family oxidoreductase, with product MSDGATTPVRIALVGCGRISRNHFEAIAKIDELQLVAVCDAVEARAREAGVREDVPWFTSYSRMLEHAPCDVVAVCTPSGLHPQHGMLAARAGKHVVCEKPMAITLTSADDLVQACDDAGVQLFVVKQNRLNPPIQLLKRAIDKGRFGRLYMANTTVRWTRPQEYYDQASWRGTWEFDGGAFMNQASHYVDLIQWLVGPVESVMAKTATLARRIETEDSGVALLKFRSGALGVIEVTMLTYPKNLEGSITILGEKGTVKVGGTAVNKVEAWQFADYDDDDKLIESATYTPPNVYGHGHEGYYRNVMAVLRGEAHPDTDGRAGRKSLELILGIYESAKTGHEVPLPLRARV from the coding sequence ATGAGTGACGGGGCGACGACGCCGGTGCGGATTGCGCTCGTCGGCTGCGGGCGGATCAGCCGCAACCACTTCGAGGCCATCGCCAAGATCGACGAGTTGCAGCTGGTGGCGGTGTGCGACGCCGTCGAGGCGCGGGCGCGTGAGGCGGGGGTGCGGGAGGACGTGCCGTGGTTCACGTCCTATTCCCGCATGCTGGAGCACGCGCCGTGTGACGTCGTCGCCGTCTGCACGCCGTCCGGGCTGCATCCGCAGCACGGCATGCTCGCGGCCAGGGCAGGGAAGCACGTCGTCTGCGAAAAGCCGATGGCGATCACCCTGACCTCCGCCGACGACCTCGTGCAGGCGTGCGATGACGCCGGCGTGCAGCTGTTCGTGGTGAAACAGAACCGCCTCAATCCGCCGATCCAGCTGCTCAAGCGCGCCATCGACAAGGGACGCTTCGGGCGCCTGTACATGGCCAACACGACGGTGCGCTGGACGCGACCGCAGGAGTACTACGACCAGGCGTCGTGGCGCGGGACGTGGGAGTTCGACGGCGGGGCCTTCATGAACCAGGCGTCGCACTACGTCGACCTCATCCAATGGCTCGTGGGGCCGGTCGAGAGCGTCATGGCCAAGACGGCGACGCTCGCCCGCCGCATCGAGACCGAGGACTCGGGCGTGGCCCTCCTCAAGTTCCGGTCCGGTGCGTTAGGCGTGATCGAGGTGACGATGCTCACCTACCCGAAGAACCTCGAGGGGTCGATCACCATCCTCGGGGAAAAGGGGACGGTGAAGGTCGGGGGAACCGCCGTGAACAAGGTGGAAGCCTGGCAGTTCGCCGACTACGACGACGACGACAAGTTGATAGAGTCGGCGACGTACACCCCGCCCAACGTGTATGGGCACGGCCATGAGGGGTATTACCGCAACGTCATGGCGGTGCTGCGTGGCGAGGCCCATCCCGACACCGACGGTCGTGCTGGTCGCAAGTCGCTGGAGCTGATCCTGGGGATCTACGAGTCGGCCAAGACCGGCCACGAGGTTCCGCTGCCGCTCCGGGCGCGCGTCTAA
- a CDS encoding DegT/DnrJ/EryC1/StrS family aminotransferase, producing MPVPLLDLKAQHSSIRDEVVASLMKVVDDQLFILGEPVERLERMVAELSHSAHAIGCANGTDAILLALRALDVGRGDEVITTPFTFFATAGTIHNVGATPVFVDIDPRTYNIDPKAAAAAVGSRSKAVIPVDLFGQMAPIEAVRAEIPTLPLIEDAAQSIGASRMIDGKKVMAGEGATIGTFSFFPSKNLGGYGDGGMMVTQDEAIALRLKRLRVHGGAKQYFHDEVGYNSRLDALQAAVLVAKLPHLSHWSAGRRANAAYYDSAFADIPEIVTPYIDPENESIFNQYTIRVERRDALQAFLKEKGIGSAIYYPLPLHLQPCFQYLGYREGQCPVAEAAAKSVLSIPVFPELTSAQLDEVVGTVRAFYGR from the coding sequence ATGCCCGTCCCTCTGCTCGACCTCAAGGCCCAGCACTCGTCGATCCGCGACGAAGTCGTTGCCTCCCTCATGAAGGTGGTCGACGACCAGCTCTTCATCCTCGGCGAGCCGGTCGAGCGACTGGAGCGCATGGTCGCGGAACTGTCGCATTCGGCCCACGCCATTGGGTGCGCCAACGGCACGGATGCCATCCTCCTCGCCCTGCGCGCGCTGGACGTAGGGCGCGGCGACGAGGTCATCACGACCCCGTTCACCTTCTTCGCCACCGCCGGGACGATCCACAACGTGGGGGCGACCCCGGTCTTCGTGGACATCGATCCCCGGACCTACAACATCGATCCCAAGGCCGCGGCCGCCGCGGTTGGAAGCCGGTCGAAGGCGGTTATCCCGGTCGACCTCTTCGGCCAGATGGCGCCTATCGAAGCGGTCCGGGCCGAAATCCCGACCCTCCCCCTCATCGAGGACGCGGCGCAGTCCATCGGTGCGTCGCGCATGATCGACGGGAAGAAGGTGATGGCCGGGGAGGGGGCGACGATCGGGACCTTCTCGTTCTTCCCGTCCAAGAACCTGGGTGGCTACGGCGACGGCGGGATGATGGTGACGCAGGACGAGGCGATCGCCCTGCGGCTCAAGCGCCTGCGCGTGCATGGGGGGGCCAAGCAGTACTTCCACGACGAGGTCGGCTACAACTCCCGCCTCGATGCCCTCCAGGCGGCGGTACTGGTGGCCAAGCTCCCCCACCTGTCGCACTGGAGCGCCGGGCGTCGTGCCAATGCGGCGTACTACGATTCCGCCTTCGCCGACATTCCCGAGATCGTGACGCCGTACATCGATCCGGAGAACGAATCGATCTTCAACCAGTACACGATCCGGGTGGAGCGCCGCGACGCGCTGCAGGCCTTCCTGAAGGAAAAGGGGATCGGATCGGCCATCTACTATCCCCTCCCGCTGCACCTCCAGCCGTGCTTCCAGTACCTGGGGTATCGCGAGGGGCAATGCCCGGTGGCCGAGGCCGCGGCCAAGTCGGTCCTGTCGATCCCGGTCTTCCCGGAGCTGACGAGTGCCCAACTGGACGAGGTAGTCGGCACGGTTCGTGCCTTCTACGGGCGCTAA
- a CDS encoding nucleotide sugar dehydrogenase — translation MGMKEQLLTRINDRSAVIGVVGLGYVGLPLAMEFAKAGFKVIGYDISTRTCDGLMKGQSHIQDVPSAEVAEQVKAGRFVATDQEGRLKECDAISIAVPTPLSKTRDPDMSFVQAATEAIARNCHPGMLVVLESTTYPGTTREVMQPRIEAQGLKVGRDVFLAFSPERVDPGNPKWHTKNTPKVVGGVTPECVEVASALYGSCIDTIVPVSSAEAAELVKLLENTFRAVNIGLVNEMAIVCDKLGVNVWEVIDAAATKPFGYMKFTPGPGIGGHCIPLDPHYLAWKMRMLNYKTRFIDLASEINSEMPEYVVRKVARALNTDRKAVNGSHILILGIAYKKDIDDMRESPAFDVMRLLEERGAIVDYHDPYVPRFQEHGHSRAGVPLTKEALEHADAVVIVTDHSNVDYQFVVDHAGLVVDTRNTTGKTKQSKARIVPLSKLSEGIPEGELAHL, via the coding sequence ATGGGCATGAAAGAACAGCTTCTTACCCGGATCAACGACCGGTCCGCGGTGATCGGGGTCGTTGGACTGGGTTACGTCGGCCTCCCGCTCGCCATGGAGTTCGCGAAGGCGGGCTTCAAGGTGATCGGCTACGACATTTCGACACGCACGTGCGACGGCCTCATGAAGGGGCAGTCGCACATTCAGGACGTTCCCTCGGCCGAAGTCGCCGAGCAGGTCAAGGCCGGGCGATTCGTGGCCACGGATCAGGAGGGGCGCCTCAAGGAGTGCGACGCCATCTCCATCGCCGTCCCGACGCCGCTGTCGAAGACGCGCGACCCGGACATGAGCTTCGTGCAGGCCGCCACCGAGGCGATCGCCCGCAACTGCCATCCGGGGATGCTGGTGGTCCTCGAGAGCACGACCTACCCCGGGACGACGCGCGAGGTCATGCAGCCGCGCATCGAGGCCCAGGGGCTCAAGGTCGGCCGGGACGTCTTCCTGGCGTTCAGCCCGGAGCGCGTCGATCCGGGGAACCCCAAGTGGCACACCAAGAACACCCCGAAGGTGGTTGGCGGTGTGACCCCCGAGTGCGTCGAGGTGGCGAGCGCCCTGTACGGCTCCTGCATCGACACGATCGTCCCGGTCTCGAGTGCCGAGGCGGCGGAGCTGGTGAAGCTGCTCGAGAACACCTTCCGCGCGGTGAACATCGGGCTCGTGAACGAGATGGCGATCGTCTGCGACAAGCTCGGCGTCAACGTCTGGGAAGTGATCGATGCGGCGGCCACCAAGCCGTTCGGCTACATGAAGTTCACGCCGGGCCCCGGCATCGGCGGCCACTGCATCCCGCTCGACCCGCACTACCTCGCGTGGAAGATGCGCATGCTGAACTACAAGACGCGCTTCATCGACCTGGCGAGCGAGATCAACTCGGAAATGCCGGAGTACGTGGTGCGCAAGGTGGCGCGGGCGCTCAACACGGACCGCAAGGCGGTCAACGGCTCGCACATCCTCATCCTCGGCATCGCGTACAAGAAGGACATCGATGACATGCGCGAGAGCCCGGCGTTCGACGTGATGCGCCTGCTCGAGGAGCGTGGGGCGATCGTCGACTACCACGATCCGTACGTTCCGCGCTTCCAGGAGCATGGCCATTCGCGCGCGGGGGTCCCGCTCACGAAGGAAGCGCTGGAACACGCCGATGCCGTGGTGATCGTGACGGACCATTCCAACGTCGACTACCAGTTCGTCGTGGATCACGCGGGGCTGGTCGTGGACACGCGCAACACGACGGGGAAGACGAAGCAGTCGAAGGCGCGAATCGTCCCGCTCTCCAAGCTGAGCGAGGGGATTCCGGAGGGCGAGCTGGCGCACCTGTAG
- a CDS encoding UDP-glucose/GDP-mannose dehydrogenase family protein, with amino-acid sequence MNITVVGSGYVGLVVGACLAETGNDVVCADVDANKIDALTRSEIPIYEPGLEQLVERNQKQGRLHFTTDVGSAIAHGEVVFIAVGTPPDEDGSADLRHVLDVAEQIGKHMSREMIVVTKSTVPVGTAAKVQAAVSKHARLPFHMCSNPEFLKEGAAVDDFLKPDRVVLGVETDHARSVMAELYAPFVRTGKPIIFMDIASAEMTKYAANAMLATRISFMNEIANLCEKVGAEVDLVRKGIGSDSRIGPSFLFPGPGYGGSCFPKDVKALLRTATEYGMPLRVLDAVEEANDRQKERLFEKLQVAVGGDLNGLHVAVWGLAFKANTDDMRESPSLVLIERLLESGATVTAHDPAAMHEAQRRLGDRVTFAESNYEALKDADALVVVTDWNEYRHPDFNRMKASLRRPIVIDGRNLYEPTKMRALGFTYSSVGRSR; translated from the coding sequence GTGAACATTACGGTTGTCGGGTCGGGGTACGTCGGGCTGGTCGTGGGGGCGTGCCTGGCCGAGACGGGGAACGATGTGGTCTGTGCGGACGTCGACGCCAACAAGATCGACGCACTCACGCGCAGCGAGATCCCGATCTACGAACCGGGGCTCGAGCAGCTGGTCGAGCGGAACCAGAAGCAGGGGCGCCTGCACTTCACGACCGACGTTGGCAGCGCAATCGCGCATGGCGAGGTCGTCTTCATCGCCGTCGGCACCCCGCCGGATGAGGATGGCTCGGCCGACCTCCGCCACGTCCTCGACGTGGCCGAGCAGATCGGGAAGCACATGTCGCGCGAGATGATCGTCGTGACCAAGTCGACGGTCCCGGTGGGGACGGCGGCGAAGGTGCAGGCGGCGGTGTCGAAGCACGCGCGCCTGCCGTTCCACATGTGCTCCAACCCCGAGTTCCTCAAGGAAGGGGCTGCGGTCGACGACTTCCTCAAGCCGGACCGCGTCGTGCTGGGCGTCGAGACCGACCACGCGCGAAGTGTCATGGCGGAGCTCTACGCGCCGTTCGTGCGCACCGGGAAGCCGATCATCTTCATGGACATCGCCTCGGCCGAGATGACGAAGTACGCGGCCAACGCGATGCTCGCGACGCGCATCTCGTTCATGAACGAGATCGCGAACCTGTGCGAGAAGGTGGGGGCCGAGGTCGACCTCGTGCGCAAGGGGATCGGCTCCGACTCGCGGATCGGGCCGTCCTTCCTCTTTCCGGGGCCGGGCTACGGGGGCTCGTGCTTTCCCAAGGACGTGAAGGCGCTGCTGCGCACCGCGACCGAGTACGGCATGCCCTTGCGCGTGCTGGACGCGGTCGAGGAGGCCAACGATCGGCAGAAGGAGCGCCTGTTCGAGAAGTTGCAGGTGGCGGTGGGGGGCGACCTGAACGGGCTGCACGTGGCCGTCTGGGGACTCGCCTTCAAGGCCAACACCGACGACATGCGCGAGTCGCCGTCGCTGGTCCTCATCGAGCGGCTGCTCGAGTCGGGCGCGACGGTCACGGCGCACGACCCTGCGGCGATGCACGAGGCGCAGCGGCGCCTCGGCGATCGCGTGACGTTCGCCGAGAGCAACTACGAAGCGTTGAAGGATGCCGACGCCCTCGTGGTCGTCACCGACTGGAACGAGTATCGCCACCCCGACTTCAACCGGATGAAGGCCTCGCTGCGTCGCCCCATCGTGATTGACGGCCGCAACCTCTACGAACCGACGAAGATGCGCGCGTTAGGCTTCACGTACTCCTCCGTCGGGCGGTCGCGCTGA
- a CDS encoding SDR family oxidoreductase has translation MRVLITGAAGFLGSHLTDRFLRDGHSVVGLDNFITGNPDNIAHLAGHERFEFVRHNISTYTYVAGPLDGVLHFASPASPIDYLEHPIATLKVGALGTHNALGLCKAKGARFFLASTSEVYGDPLVHPQPESYWGNVNPIGPRGVYDEAKRFAEAMTMAYHRAHGVDTRIVRIFNTYGPRMRPHDGRVVSNFIVQALKGEPLTMYGDGSQTRSFCYVDDEVEGIYRLFMHGDSQPTNIGNPHEFSVRQLAEIVLELTGSASPLAFKELPEDDPKVRKPDITRARTMLGWEPAVDLREGVRRTIAYFQKVLQL, from the coding sequence ATGCGCGTCCTCATCACGGGAGCCGCCGGCTTCCTCGGCTCGCACCTCACCGACCGGTTCCTGCGCGACGGGCACTCGGTAGTGGGGTTGGACAACTTCATCACGGGCAATCCCGACAACATCGCGCACCTGGCGGGGCACGAGCGTTTCGAGTTCGTGCGGCACAACATCTCCACCTACACGTACGTCGCCGGCCCGCTCGACGGCGTGCTGCACTTTGCCTCGCCGGCCAGCCCGATCGACTATCTCGAGCACCCGATTGCCACGCTCAAGGTGGGAGCGTTGGGCACCCACAACGCGTTGGGGTTGTGCAAGGCCAAGGGGGCGCGGTTCTTCCTCGCCTCCACCTCCGAGGTCTACGGCGATCCGCTCGTGCACCCGCAGCCGGAGAGCTACTGGGGCAACGTGAACCCCATCGGTCCGCGCGGGGTGTACGACGAGGCCAAGCGTTTTGCCGAGGCGATGACGATGGCGTATCATCGGGCGCACGGCGTCGATACGCGCATCGTCCGCATCTTCAACACCTACGGCCCCCGCATGCGGCCCCACGACGGGCGCGTCGTCTCCAACTTCATCGTGCAGGCGCTCAAGGGTGAGCCACTCACGATGTACGGCGACGGGAGCCAGACCCGCTCGTTCTGCTACGTCGACGACGAAGTGGAGGGGATCTACCGCCTCTTCATGCACGGCGATTCGCAGCCGACCAACATCGGCAACCCGCACGAGTTCTCCGTCCGGCAGTTGGCGGAGATCGTCCTGGAGCTCACCGGATCGGCATCGCCGCTGGCCTTCAAGGAGCTCCCCGAGGACGACCCCAAGGTCCGGAAGCCGGACATCACGCGCGCCCGGACGATGCTGGGGTGGGAGCCGGCGGTGGACCTGCGCGAGGGAGTGCGCCGCACGATCGCCTACTTCCAGAAGGTGCTGCAGCTGTAG
- the bamD gene encoding outer membrane protein assembly factor BamD — protein sequence MHFSRTFRLAVTALGVAAVSACSAGFKLSRYGTNESLFNAALGEFNKKKWDHAVTAFEKLTFDLPARDSLLPLAHWYLAKSHAGRKEHLLAAQAYNRLAESFATDSLADDAMYEAAREFQKMWRRPTLDANYGEQALSAYQSLLGLYPDTDKKDLATAAVDKLQEWFAAKDYESGMYYYRRKAFDSAIIYFKDVVKNYPQTLMAKEAYLRLASSYDAIRYREDKQEVCATLFQRYPGDKEVAVACGAPTPTVTQSPKPDSTARRDSL from the coding sequence ATGCACTTTTCGCGCACCTTCCGGCTCGCTGTCACCGCGCTCGGCGTCGCCGCAGTTTCGGCGTGCTCCGCCGGGTTCAAGCTGAGTCGATACGGGACCAACGAGAGTCTCTTCAACGCGGCGCTCGGGGAGTTCAACAAGAAGAAGTGGGATCACGCGGTGACGGCGTTCGAGAAGCTGACGTTCGACCTGCCGGCCCGCGACTCGCTCCTCCCGCTCGCCCACTGGTACCTCGCCAAGTCCCACGCCGGACGAAAGGAACACCTCCTCGCGGCGCAGGCGTACAACCGGCTCGCGGAGTCGTTCGCCACCGACTCGCTCGCGGACGATGCGATGTACGAGGCGGCGCGTGAGTTCCAGAAGATGTGGCGGCGCCCCACGCTCGATGCGAACTACGGCGAGCAGGCGCTCTCGGCCTACCAGTCGCTTCTGGGGCTGTATCCGGACACCGACAAGAAGGACCTGGCGACCGCCGCCGTCGACAAGTTGCAGGAGTGGTTCGCCGCGAAGGACTACGAGAGCGGCATGTACTACTACCGGCGCAAGGCGTTCGACTCGGCCATCATCTACTTCAAGGATGTGGTGAAGAACTACCCACAGACCCTGATGGCCAAGGAGGCGTACCTGCGGCTGGCGTCGTCGTACGACGCGATTCGCTACCGCGAGGACAAGCAGGAGGTCTGCGCGACGCTGTTCCAGCGGTATCCGGGCGACAAGGAGGTCGCGGTCGCCTGCGGCGCCCCGACGCCGACGGTCACGCAGAGCCCCAAGCCCGACAGCACGGCCCGCCGCGACTCGCTCTGA